A region from the Syntrophorhabdus sp. genome encodes:
- a CDS encoding TRAP transporter small permease codes for MGAILWITEKLSKWMSVIAGAALTAIMLLTVCDVFLRYFFDRPIIGTFEMVGFGGAIAIGFSIPITSWMRGHIFVDFFVQKFNKVGQGIVNVITRLGGIALFYLIGYNLLKYGHDLYVSGEVSLTRQIPFYPIAYGMAICCFIQCLVLICDLFKIFGGQYE; via the coding sequence ATGGGAGCCATACTTTGGATCACTGAAAAGCTCAGTAAGTGGATGAGCGTCATTGCCGGGGCGGCCCTGACCGCCATTATGCTGCTCACGGTATGTGACGTTTTCCTTCGCTATTTCTTCGACAGGCCCATTATCGGCACCTTTGAGATGGTCGGCTTCGGCGGGGCGATAGCCATCGGTTTTTCCATCCCCATCACCTCGTGGATGAGGGGCCACATCTTCGTCGATTTCTTCGTCCAGAAATTCAACAAGGTTGGGCAGGGCATAGTCAACGTTATCACCCGTCTTGGAGGTATCGCCCTTTTTTACCTCATCGGTTACAACCTCCTCAAGTACGGTCACGACCTCTACGTATCCGGCGAGGTGTCGCTGACCCGGCAGATCCCTTTCTACCCCATCGCTTACGGGATGGCCATATGTTGCTTCATACAGTGCCTCGTCCTGATTTGCGACCTATTCAAGATCTTTGGAGGCCAATATGAGTGA
- a CDS encoding TRAP transporter large permease: protein MSDPITVGIVGLIIVLFLFLTGIELGFAMVIMGFLGFGYLISFSAAFNLLAKDMYDVLNSYSFTVIPLFVLMGQVAFNSGIAKRLFDAAHKFIGHIPGGLAMATVGGATVFKAICGSSPATSATFASVAVPEMDRFGYDKRLSTGIVATVGTLGILLPPSVTLILYGIITDQSIGRLFLAGIVPGLIIAALFIAVIYGWCKMNPTIGPKSPKATWGERLKTIPQVIMVLIIFVLVIGGILGGVFTPTEAGSVGTFLVLVMTFVMRDLNIKGYIKSVAEAIRTATMVLMLIAGSTVLGHFIAVTTIPMVAADWIVSLNMPSWVIVVFIALIYLIGGSFIDDLAFMILATPIFYPAILKLGYNPMWFGILIGITVMLGVVLPPMAICVFVVKQITKTPFSVVYAGVYPFLISIIVGGILVFIFPALSTWLPGWLMPG, encoded by the coding sequence ATGAGTGATCCCATAACCGTAGGTATCGTTGGACTGATCATAGTCCTTTTCCTTTTCCTCACCGGCATCGAGCTCGGTTTCGCCATGGTGATAATGGGGTTTCTCGGCTTCGGTTATCTCATTTCTTTTAGCGCCGCGTTCAACCTGCTCGCGAAGGACATGTACGATGTCCTTAACTCGTACAGCTTCACCGTTATACCCTTGTTTGTCCTCATGGGACAGGTGGCCTTCAACTCGGGCATAGCGAAGCGTCTCTTTGACGCGGCCCACAAGTTCATCGGCCACATCCCCGGCGGCCTCGCCATGGCGACCGTCGGCGGCGCCACGGTCTTCAAGGCTATCTGTGGTTCCTCACCGGCTACGTCGGCAACCTTTGCCAGTGTCGCCGTCCCCGAGATGGACCGTTTCGGGTATGACAAGAGGCTCTCCACCGGCATCGTCGCGACTGTCGGCACCCTCGGCATACTCCTTCCCCCGAGCGTGACGCTCATCCTCTACGGCATCATCACGGACCAGTCGATCGGCAGGCTCTTCCTCGCCGGCATCGTTCCCGGGCTCATCATCGCCGCGTTGTTCATAGCCGTCATTTACGGATGGTGCAAGATGAACCCCACGATCGGCCCGAAGAGCCCCAAGGCCACCTGGGGCGAGCGCCTCAAGACCATCCCGCAGGTAATCATGGTCCTTATCATTTTCGTCCTCGTCATCGGCGGCATCCTCGGCGGCGTCTTCACCCCCACGGAAGCGGGCAGTGTTGGAACCTTCCTCGTCCTCGTTATGACCTTCGTCATGCGCGACCTGAACATAAAGGGTTATATCAAATCCGTAGCTGAAGCGATCAGGACGGCCACCATGGTCCTCATGCTCATCGCCGGCTCCACCGTCCTTGGTCATTTCATCGCCGTCACGACCATACCCATGGTCGCCGCCGACTGGATCGTCAGTCTCAACATGCCCTCCTGGGTCATCGTCGTCTTCATCGCCCTCATTTACCTCATCGGCGGCTCCTTTATCGACGACCTCGCCTTCATGATCCTGGCGACACCCATCTTCTACCCCGCCATACTGAAGCTGGGGTACAACCCCATGTGGTTCGGCATCCTCATCGGCATAACGGTCATGCTCGGTGTCGTCCTTCCCCCCATGGCCATTTGTGTCTTCGTCGTCAAGCAGATCACCAAAACGCCCTTCAGCGTCGTCTACGCCGGCGTCTATCCCTTCCTCATCAGCATCATCGTCGGCGGTATCCTGGTCTTCATCTTTCCCGCCCTTTCGACCTGGCTTCCTGGATGGCTGATGCCAGGCTGA